The following coding sequences lie in one Euzebyales bacterium genomic window:
- a CDS encoding DUF5719 family protein: MSRQIAFVLTVLALLVGATVAADRVVAAPEPPSATFAEQIDVNSGAWYCVPIARNGETATLTVAAAGEDTSRVTVASVGGGQVEDLGEPRQLEPGDTEEIEIDGGRRPPAVEIRWRGGPATASWNVEGRGGDRLGDSCTPSPAPRWLLSGASTVIGSSTRVYLFNPFDSDAVARVAFATPEGRVNLVSSENLSVPARDVIAVDVSDLQPEQPDLGVIVEVDAGRVIATGVQQFGQPDLPDIELDGAGVSSDTGAPAGRTVLQAQPSDATSAGFAYAAADERNASWITVLNPNTRSAELEVSASDEVAAEAVAQEVVVGPESVERIELEGLSSKSTFGVTVTSTNDVGFVATSFVARSGDDAAVTSLAGIPEADQTSVAATAPGGTGPALALYNAGSTPVTATASASGVAPEGWDALEIAAGEMRLLPFAQAGVTDGGAPVTVSADQPLYATLRLAGSKRVSCLLTLPLVPANTWEGSQDAPIPRRDETLGTRPVDFPAQQDR, encoded by the coding sequence ATGAGCCGGCAGATCGCATTCGTCCTGACCGTTCTCGCGTTGCTGGTTGGCGCAACGGTGGCCGCCGACCGCGTCGTCGCGGCACCCGAGCCGCCGTCCGCGACGTTCGCCGAGCAGATCGACGTCAACAGCGGCGCGTGGTACTGCGTCCCGATCGCGCGCAACGGCGAGACGGCCACGCTGACCGTCGCGGCCGCGGGTGAGGACACGTCACGGGTGACCGTCGCCAGCGTGGGTGGCGGTCAGGTCGAGGATCTGGGTGAGCCCCGCCAGCTCGAACCGGGCGACACCGAGGAGATCGAGATCGACGGCGGCAGGCGTCCGCCCGCCGTGGAGATCCGCTGGCGGGGCGGGCCCGCGACCGCCTCGTGGAACGTGGAGGGGCGTGGAGGCGACCGCCTGGGCGACTCGTGCACCCCCAGTCCCGCGCCCCGCTGGCTGCTGAGCGGTGCCTCGACCGTCATCGGATCAAGCACGCGCGTCTACCTGTTCAACCCGTTTGACTCCGACGCCGTCGCGCGTGTCGCCTTCGCCACACCCGAGGGGCGGGTCAACCTGGTGTCCAGCGAGAACCTGTCGGTGCCCGCCCGTGACGTCATCGCGGTGGATGTGAGCGATCTACAACCCGAGCAACCCGACCTCGGCGTGATCGTCGAGGTCGACGCGGGCCGGGTCATCGCCACCGGTGTGCAGCAGTTCGGTCAACCGGATCTGCCGGACATCGAGCTCGACGGAGCCGGGGTGTCCAGCGACACCGGTGCGCCGGCGGGACGGACCGTGCTGCAGGCGCAACCGTCCGACGCGACCTCCGCCGGGTTCGCATACGCGGCCGCCGACGAGCGCAACGCGTCGTGGATCACCGTCCTGAACCCGAACACCCGCTCCGCCGAGCTCGAGGTGAGCGCCAGCGACGAGGTCGCCGCGGAGGCCGTGGCGCAGGAGGTGGTCGTCGGGCCCGAGAGCGTCGAGCGGATCGAGCTCGAAGGACTGTCGTCGAAGTCGACCTTCGGTGTGACGGTGACGTCGACCAACGACGTCGGCTTCGTCGCGACCAGCTTCGTCGCCAGGAGCGGTGACGACGCCGCCGTGACCTCGCTGGCCGGGATCCCTGAGGCCGATCAGACCAGCGTCGCGGCGACAGCGCCCGGTGGCACGGGTCCTGCACTCGCGCTGTACAACGCCGGCTCCACACCGGTCACGGCCACCGCCAGCGCCTCGGGCGTCGCGCCCGAGGGGTGGGACGCCCTCGAGATCGCAGCGGGCGAGATGCGCCTCCTGCCGTTCGCGCAGGCGGGGGTCACCGACGGCGGCGCGCCCGTCACCGTGTCCGCCGATCAGCCGCTGTACGCCACCCTGCGCCTCGCCGGCAGCAAGCGGGTGAGCTGCCTGCTGACCCTGCCGCTCGTCCCCGCGAACACCTGGGAGGGCTCGCAGGACGCGCCGATCCCACGTCGGGACGAGACCCTGGGGACCCGGCCGGTCGACTTCCCGGCGCAGCAGGACCGGTAG
- a CDS encoding WhiB family transcriptional regulator yields the protein MTGEDVFIEPVPWADEAKCLNADPDVFFPEKGGSTREAKRICSECTVRVECLEYAVEHDERFGIWGGMSERERRKLKRLAS from the coding sequence GTGACAGGGGAAGACGTGTTCATCGAACCGGTACCGTGGGCCGACGAGGCGAAGTGCCTCAACGCCGACCCTGACGTCTTCTTCCCCGAGAAGGGCGGCTCGACCCGGGAGGCCAAGCGCATCTGCTCGGAGTGCACGGTGCGGGTCGAGTGCCTCGAGTACGCCGTGGAGCACGACGAGCGGTTCGGCATCTGGGGCGGGATGAGCGAGCGCGAGCGTCGCAAGCTCAAGCGGTTGGCCTCTTAG
- a CDS encoding glycosyltransferase family 2 protein, with product MSFTDSVARPRLGVVLVVHNGLRWLPVILGTIADWRIAALELIVVDNASTDGSSDLLTSRVTADRLVRLDEPRTFAEAFEIGRRHPALAGAPLVLMLHDDLVMTVDTVATLLATMEADPEVAVAGPKLREWSQEPLVQQVGQTIDPFGRWSRQLDPGEIDQGQHDEETDTLFVSTAGMIVRSDAYEGLGGFDTRMSFAREDLDLCWRAWIAGYRVRVVPHAVGYHVSAGERGGRPLGEDRSHEVEYLTERHTLAAMLKNYSLARLALLIPVGTVLFLFRALGLLLTRRVGAGTAGLKAVGWNVLRLPRTLLLRRGVQQLRRRTDSDLRPLFASPWARLRDYGEAIGTWLSGSRTPRLLEDPTTATLRTSQSRTLGAFLRRHPSLIVGPILLALYLVGAIPLLGGGQIIGGQVLPWPDEATDFIRAYTHPWHGDPLGSWSFLPPVQPVLGLLSYLGLGSMWLAQRLVVLGMLPLAFILTIRAGRLLSTRMWPRLLGATVYTLSPAVLGALAEGRFSELLVAALLPGLVVLAVWSADHRRTPAEGWRASAVMALVLAILWSAAPGAWMVPAGIWLTAVVAAGVGSRRGALLRTFSAAPLALIVLAPWLADVVRSGGQVIDAAPFEPVTAWQAFLLAPDILPGLEPIGVYVAALVTAGVVGAALLLTGRGRATAVVVLLGVITIWGMIAWGIGFLGLETTWIPALLLPGALALAGLATLAARSISDHLRTYNFGLRQVLAAGCALVLVAGLAGGLYRVVTDPWSELRIARDLVPAFVAADVERIGNYRILLLSGGEDTLDWDVTDADGPTMLQFGTSPSEPLSGDFARSVASIGLGDPRAALELGLLNVRYVVIHDRDNRSEIAGLLSAQPDLEPLPSGAGQIFEVSTWLPRAAVVPADTAQSAADAVRQVDTGALEDDGLRETAPGSYTGDVVPGWLLLSEARSSRWNVELDGQRLQAVPGVYANVYEITEPGRLEITPGGETRHLWVVAAQLLAVFAVISLALRPPRSGVDRRDIDDVHVGPYPAPMPGPAARAAAAATITGDLR from the coding sequence ATGTCGTTCACAGATTCGGTAGCTCGCCCACGTCTCGGCGTTGTCCTTGTCGTCCACAACGGCCTGCGATGGCTGCCGGTGATCCTGGGCACGATCGCAGACTGGCGCATCGCCGCCCTGGAACTGATCGTCGTCGACAACGCCTCGACCGACGGGTCGTCGGACCTGCTCACATCGCGGGTGACCGCCGACCGGCTCGTCCGGCTCGACGAGCCGCGCACATTCGCCGAGGCGTTCGAGATCGGCCGGAGACACCCGGCGCTGGCCGGCGCGCCGCTGGTCCTCATGCTCCACGACGACCTCGTGATGACCGTCGACACCGTCGCCACGCTGCTGGCGACGATGGAGGCCGACCCCGAGGTCGCGGTGGCCGGACCCAAGCTGCGCGAGTGGTCCCAGGAGCCGTTGGTCCAGCAGGTCGGCCAGACGATCGATCCGTTCGGCCGGTGGTCACGACAGCTGGACCCCGGCGAGATCGACCAGGGTCAGCACGACGAGGAGACCGACACGCTGTTCGTGTCGACCGCCGGCATGATCGTGCGGTCCGACGCGTACGAGGGGCTCGGTGGGTTCGACACCCGCATGTCGTTCGCGCGCGAGGACCTGGACCTGTGCTGGCGCGCATGGATCGCGGGCTACCGCGTGCGGGTCGTACCGCACGCGGTCGGCTACCACGTCAGTGCGGGCGAGCGTGGCGGACGTCCCCTCGGTGAGGACCGCTCCCACGAGGTCGAGTACCTGACAGAGCGCCACACGCTCGCGGCGATGCTCAAGAACTACAGCCTGGCGCGGCTGGCGCTGCTGATCCCGGTCGGCACGGTGCTGTTCCTGTTCCGGGCGCTGGGGCTGCTGTTGACCCGCCGCGTGGGTGCGGGCACGGCCGGCCTGAAGGCCGTCGGCTGGAACGTGCTCAGGCTCCCGCGCACGCTGCTGCTGCGACGCGGGGTGCAGCAGCTGCGACGACGGACCGACAGTGACCTTCGTCCGCTGTTCGCCAGTCCGTGGGCGCGGCTGCGCGACTACGGCGAGGCCATCGGTACCTGGCTGTCGGGTTCGCGGACGCCACGCCTGCTCGAGGATCCGACGACCGCGACCCTGCGCACGTCCCAGTCGCGGACGCTGGGCGCGTTCCTGCGACGCCACCCCAGCCTGATCGTCGGGCCGATCCTGCTGGCGCTCTATCTCGTGGGCGCCATCCCGCTGCTCGGCGGCGGGCAGATCATCGGTGGCCAGGTGCTGCCGTGGCCCGACGAGGCCACGGACTTCATCCGCGCGTACACCCACCCGTGGCACGGCGACCCGCTGGGATCCTGGTCGTTCCTGCCACCCGTCCAACCGGTGCTCGGTCTGCTCAGCTACCTGGGTCTCGGCTCGATGTGGTTGGCCCAGCGCCTGGTCGTCCTCGGCATGCTGCCGTTGGCGTTCATCCTGACGATCCGCGCCGGGCGGCTGCTGTCGACCCGCATGTGGCCACGTCTGCTCGGCGCCACCGTGTACACGCTGAGCCCCGCGGTCCTCGGCGCGCTGGCCGAGGGACGGTTCAGCGAACTGCTGGTCGCCGCGCTGCTGCCCGGCCTGGTGGTGCTCGCCGTCTGGAGCGCCGACCACCGCCGGACACCGGCTGAGGGCTGGCGCGCGTCGGCGGTCATGGCCCTGGTGCTCGCGATCCTGTGGTCGGCCGCACCGGGGGCGTGGATGGTGCCGGCGGGCATCTGGTTGACCGCCGTGGTCGCGGCGGGCGTGGGGTCGCGTCGCGGGGCGCTTCTGCGCACGTTCAGCGCCGCCCCGCTCGCGCTCATCGTGCTGGCCCCCTGGCTGGCCGACGTGGTCCGGAGCGGTGGGCAGGTCATCGACGCCGCCCCGTTCGAGCCGGTGACCGCCTGGCAGGCGTTCCTGCTGGCCCCCGACATCCTTCCCGGGCTCGAACCGATCGGCGTGTACGTCGCGGCGCTGGTCACGGCCGGCGTCGTGGGCGCCGCCCTGTTGCTGACGGGCCGCGGGCGTGCGACCGCTGTGGTCGTCCTGCTCGGCGTCATCACCATCTGGGGCATGATCGCCTGGGGGATCGGCTTCCTGGGTCTGGAGACCACGTGGATCCCGGCGCTGCTGCTGCCCGGCGCCCTGGCGCTGGCGGGGCTGGCGACACTCGCCGCCCGCAGCATCAGCGATCATCTCCGCACCTACAACTTCGGGCTCCGCCAGGTGCTGGCGGCCGGATGCGCGCTCGTGCTGGTCGCCGGGCTCGCCGGCGGGCTGTACCGGGTGGTCACCGATCCGTGGTCGGAGCTGCGCATCGCCCGCGACCTGGTCCCGGCGTTCGTGGCCGCCGACGTCGAGCGCATCGGCAACTACCGGATCCTGCTGCTGTCCGGCGGTGAGGACACGCTCGACTGGGACGTCACCGACGCCGACGGCCCCACGATGCTGCAGTTCGGCACGTCGCCGAGCGAGCCGCTCTCCGGCGACTTCGCACGGTCGGTGGCATCGATCGGCCTGGGCGATCCGCGTGCCGCGCTCGAGCTCGGTCTCCTCAACGTGCGCTACGTCGTGATCCACGATCGCGACAACCGCTCGGAGATCGCCGGCCTGCTGTCCGCCCAACCCGATCTGGAGCCGCTCCCATCCGGCGCCGGGCAGATCTTCGAGGTGTCGACGTGGCTGCCACGTGCCGCGGTCGTGCCCGCTGACACCGCGCAGTCCGCCGCCGATGCCGTGCGGCAGGTCGACACCGGCGCCCTCGAGGACGACGGCCTCCGTGAGACCGCGCCCGGGTCGTACACCGGCGACGTGGTGCCGGGCTGGCTCCTGCTGTCGGAGGCCCGGTCGTCACGCTGGAACGTCGAGCTCGACGGCCAACGGCTGCAAGCCGTGCCGGGTGTGTACGCCAACGTCTACGAGATCACCGAGCCGGGCCGGCTGGAGATCACCCCAGGCGGCGAGACACGGCACCTCTGGGTGGTCGCAGCGCAGCTGCTGGCCGTGTTCGCCGTGATCTCGCTGGCGCTGCGGCCGCCGCGCAGCGGCGTCGACCGTCGCGACATCGACGACGTCCACGTCGGGCCGTACCCGGCCCCCATGCCCGGGCCCGCCGCGCGTGCCGCGGCGGCCGCCACGATCACCGGCGACCTGCGGTAG
- a CDS encoding replication-associated recombination protein A, with the protein MPDGRIDHAERAVTRGLQDDPGGTASLFGAEPPDVDVPPTTSSAGVPLAARVRPARLEELIGQEQLTGPDSPLRRAIETDALRSIVLWGPPGTGKTTLARVIAATTSAAFVELSAVTAGVREVREQIERARTRRDAADRATVLFIDEIHRFNRAQQDALLPAVEDGSVTLIGATTENPSFEVNAPLLSRSLLYRLRPLDDDAIGRVIDRALDRADGLPGVQLARDARTALIAAADGDARVALTGLEAAAATAAGREVTGDDVRVALGSPHMRYDKSGDAHYDQVSAFIKSLRGSDPDAAVYWLVRMLTEGEDPRFLARRMIILASEDVGLADPDALSVATSAWHALESVGLPEARFALAQAALYLALAPKSNSVTNALVNADRAVERLGNAAVPAHLRDAHYKGAKRLGHGAGYRYPHDDPRGWVAQQYGPDGLVSGQLYRPGTHGREPDMHTWLRKNDAE; encoded by the coding sequence TTGCCTGATGGACGCATCGACCACGCCGAGCGCGCCGTGACCCGGGGTCTCCAGGACGACCCGGGTGGCACGGCGTCGCTGTTCGGCGCCGAGCCGCCCGACGTGGACGTACCGCCGACGACGTCATCGGCCGGCGTCCCGCTCGCGGCGCGGGTGCGCCCGGCGCGGCTCGAGGAGCTGATCGGTCAGGAGCAGCTGACCGGTCCCGACTCGCCACTGCGGCGTGCGATCGAGACCGACGCGCTGCGCAGCATCGTGTTGTGGGGACCACCGGGCACCGGCAAGACGACCCTGGCACGTGTGATCGCGGCGACCACCAGCGCCGCGTTCGTGGAGCTGTCGGCGGTGACCGCCGGCGTACGCGAGGTCCGCGAGCAGATCGAGCGCGCGCGGACGCGCCGCGATGCCGCCGACCGCGCCACGGTGCTGTTCATCGACGAGATCCACCGCTTCAACCGGGCGCAGCAGGATGCACTCCTGCCGGCGGTGGAGGACGGCTCGGTGACGCTGATCGGTGCCACGACCGAGAACCCCAGCTTCGAGGTCAACGCACCACTGCTGTCGCGCAGCCTGCTGTATCGGCTGCGTCCGTTGGACGACGACGCGATCGGCCGGGTCATCGATCGGGCGTTGGACCGCGCTGACGGCCTTCCAGGTGTGCAGCTGGCTCGCGACGCGCGGACCGCGTTGATCGCGGCCGCCGACGGCGACGCCCGGGTGGCGTTGACCGGACTCGAGGCGGCGGCCGCGACCGCCGCGGGCCGTGAAGTGACCGGTGATGACGTGCGGGTCGCGCTGGGCAGCCCTCACATGCGTTACGACAAGTCCGGTGACGCCCACTACGACCAGGTCAGCGCGTTCATCAAGTCGCTGCGGGGCTCGGATCCTGATGCGGCCGTCTACTGGCTGGTACGGATGCTCACCGAGGGCGAGGACCCCAGGTTCCTGGCACGCAGGATGATCATCCTGGCCAGCGAGGACGTCGGGCTCGCCGATCCGGACGCGCTGTCGGTGGCGACATCGGCGTGGCACGCGCTGGAGTCGGTCGGACTTCCCGAGGCACGCTTCGCGCTGGCGCAGGCCGCCCTGTACCTCGCGCTGGCACCCAAGTCGAACAGCGTCACGAACGCGCTGGTCAATGCCGACCGTGCCGTCGAACGGCTGGGCAACGCCGCCGTGCCGGCGCACCTGCGTGACGCGCACTACAAGGGCGCGAAACGGCTGGGCCACGGCGCGGGATACCGCTATCCCCATGACGACCCCCGCGGCTGGGTGGCACAGCAGTACGGACCGGACGGGCTCGTGTCCGGTCAGCTGTACCGGCCGGGAACCCACGGACGTGAGCCGGACATGCACACGTGGCTCCGTAAGAACGACGCAGAGTAG
- the hisE gene encoding phosphoribosyl-ATP diphosphatase, producing MFLHDLEAVLRTRRVDAPAESYSVTLVTDPERASRKIMEEAYETCVELVRDDVDRARVTEEAADLVFHLLAGLVAVDVRLDDVLTELASRHAGVGTEAGGRR from the coding sequence ATGTTCCTGCACGATCTCGAGGCGGTGCTGCGGACCCGGCGGGTCGACGCACCCGCCGAGTCGTACTCCGTCACGCTGGTCACCGATCCCGAACGTGCCTCCCGCAAGATCATGGAGGAGGCCTATGAGACGTGCGTGGAGCTCGTGCGCGACGACGTCGACCGCGCCCGCGTCACCGAGGAGGCCGCGGACCTCGTGTTCCACCTGCTGGCGGGGCTGGTGGCGGTCGACGTGCGGCTCGACGACGTGCTCACCGAGCTCGCCTCGCGTCACGCCGGCGTAGGCACCGAGGCGGGAGGAAGACGATGA
- a CDS encoding Trm112 family protein, whose product MAVDQSLIDLLICPACHGEIVYKDRRKVIICTQCELHYPVRENIPVMLVEEASPPRRPSRSSS is encoded by the coding sequence ATGGCTGTCGACCAGTCCCTGATCGACCTGCTGATCTGTCCCGCCTGCCATGGTGAGATCGTCTACAAGGATCGGCGCAAGGTCATCATCTGCACGCAGTGTGAGCTGCACTACCCGGTGCGCGAGAACATCCCCGTGATGCTGGTCGAAGAGGCGTCGCCGCCGCGCCGGCCGAGCCGCAGCAGCTCCTGA
- a CDS encoding DUF3499 family protein, translating to MSDHDIRGALLHATRRGTAPLAKDHPGGAWFHGAQGGAVAPAAQRMCQRAGCQQAATVTLSFRYDARQASLVDLSEDKDPAFYDLCAAHADVLIVPRGWERLDRRTRSPEPDPQVPPDPPSSNPGPDRYAALTAALPRLAEAWGVGAAAEEPPGPEQSSPSVDNLAPTAAGGPSAEDARAVERRTGHPYEPVTRTLLDDEAFELQGQLQMPIEPESRGVVVALTRSRPT from the coding sequence ATGAGTGATCACGACATCCGCGGGGCCCTGTTGCACGCGACACGTCGAGGAACGGCTCCGCTGGCCAAGGACCACCCGGGCGGCGCCTGGTTCCATGGAGCTCAGGGCGGGGCAGTCGCTCCCGCAGCCCAACGGATGTGCCAGCGAGCGGGATGTCAGCAGGCGGCGACGGTGACGCTGTCGTTCCGGTACGACGCGCGCCAGGCGTCGCTCGTCGACCTGTCCGAGGACAAGGACCCCGCGTTCTACGACCTGTGTGCGGCGCACGCCGACGTCCTGATCGTGCCGCGCGGATGGGAACGCCTCGACCGGCGGACGCGGTCACCCGAACCCGACCCCCAGGTGCCGCCGGACCCGCCGTCGTCGAACCCCGGTCCCGATCGCTATGCGGCCCTGACGGCCGCGCTGCCGCGTCTGGCCGAGGCGTGGGGTGTCGGCGCGGCCGCGGAGGAGCCACCCGGGCCCGAGCAGTCCTCCCCGTCGGTCGACAACCTGGCGCCGACGGCGGCCGGCGGTCCGTCGGCTGAGGATGCACGGGCGGTCGAGCGCCGAACCGGGCACCCCTACGAGCCGGTCACGCGCACGCTGCTCGACGACGAGGCCTTCGAGCTGCAGGGCCAGCTGCAGATGCCGATCGAGCCGGAATCCCGCGGCGTTGTGGTCGCGTTGACACGCAGCCGGCCTACGTGA
- a CDS encoding phosphomannomutase/phosphoglucomutase produces MRLDRVVKAYDVRGLVPSELDTDLAHLIGRAAAVELAASGMLVGRDMRPSSPVLADAVMRGARAQGVDTIDLGLASTDMLYYASGHLDLPGVMVTASHNPAGYNGLKLCRAGAEPVAFDTGLRRIRDRAAAGRFAAAPREGGHREIDVLDDFAAHVRSFVDTTVLRPLRVAVDAGNGMAGHVVPAVFGPLPFELVPLYFELDGTFPNHPASPIEPENLADLTALVRADACDIGLAFDGDADRMFCVDGAGRPVSPSLVTAVAAERMLARDPGAPVLYNLICSRIVPETIRRAGGRPVRTRVGHSYIKSVMAETGAIFGGEHSGHYYFRDNFRADSGLIAALILLEALSAHGGSLAEMVAPYDVYVQSGEINSRVADADAAVITVADAFADRGDADYADGLTVSSGVWWFNVRPSNTEPMLRLNVEATDAETMAAIRDEVLALVRS; encoded by the coding sequence GTGAGGCTCGATCGGGTCGTCAAGGCCTACGACGTCCGGGGCCTCGTTCCGTCCGAGCTCGACACGGACCTCGCACACCTGATCGGCCGGGCCGCCGCGGTCGAGTTGGCGGCGTCGGGCATGCTCGTGGGTCGGGACATGCGCCCCAGCTCACCGGTGCTCGCGGACGCGGTGATGCGTGGCGCCCGCGCCCAGGGAGTGGACACCATCGACCTGGGGCTGGCGTCGACCGACATGCTGTACTACGCGTCCGGCCACCTGGATCTGCCGGGCGTCATGGTGACGGCCAGCCACAACCCCGCCGGCTACAACGGGTTGAAGTTGTGCCGTGCCGGCGCCGAGCCCGTCGCCTTCGACACCGGCCTCCGACGCATCCGTGACCGCGCCGCCGCCGGCCGGTTCGCTGCGGCGCCGCGGGAGGGCGGCCATCGCGAGATCGACGTGCTCGACGACTTCGCCGCCCACGTGCGCAGCTTCGTCGACACGACGGTCCTGCGGCCGCTGCGTGTCGCCGTCGACGCGGGTAACGGCATGGCCGGCCACGTCGTGCCCGCGGTGTTCGGCCCGCTGCCGTTCGAGCTGGTGCCGTTGTACTTCGAGCTCGACGGGACGTTCCCCAACCACCCGGCCAGTCCCATCGAGCCGGAGAACCTCGCCGACCTGACGGCGCTGGTGCGCGCCGACGCATGTGACATCGGCCTGGCCTTCGACGGCGACGCCGACCGCATGTTCTGCGTCGACGGCGCAGGCCGGCCGGTGTCACCGTCACTGGTCACCGCGGTCGCGGCCGAGCGCATGCTCGCGCGCGATCCGGGTGCGCCGGTGCTGTACAACCTGATCTGCTCGCGCATCGTGCCGGAGACCATCCGACGCGCCGGTGGACGCCCGGTGCGCACGCGGGTCGGCCACTCCTACATCAAGTCGGTGATGGCGGAGACGGGCGCGATCTTCGGGGGCGAGCACTCCGGCCACTACTACTTCCGGGACAACTTCCGTGCGGACTCCGGCCTCATCGCCGCGCTGATCCTCCTCGAGGCGCTCAGCGCCCACGGTGGTTCACTCGCCGAGATGGTCGCCCCGTACGACGTGTACGTGCAGTCGGGCGAGATCAACAGCCGGGTCGCCGACGCCGACGCCGCGGTCATCACCGTCGCTGACGCGTTCGCCGACCGTGGCGACGCGGACTACGCTGACGGCCTGACCGTCTCGTCGGGTGTCTGGTGGTTCAACGTCCGCCCGTCGAACACCGAACCGATGCTGCGCCTCAACGTCGAAGCCACCGACGCCGAGACGATGGCCGCCATCCGCGACGAGGTGCTCGCGCTGGTCCGTTCCTAG
- a CDS encoding bifunctional phosphoglucose/phosphomannose isomerase yields the protein MTDLDGGVDLDEPDHYGRVDLSDALADVEGAPWQWDDARRVGLNVDLTLAEQVCVVGMGGSGIVGHLLAALLLDELEVPLVVHQGYGLPCFVGPSTQVIAVSHSGNTAETLDAVTQAELRGAPIAVVTSGGRLGARAHEQGWPVAVVPAGAPPRHSLGWLLVPLLGVFGLGGQLDDAIAGQRRAVAACGRHIPRRDNPAKRLAEQLAQVDLAVAWGTQGLASVVAHRLVTQLNENAKLPAYAATLPEADHNAIVGHWLEHLTPRSALLMVRDPDGEHGEVKRRVAPSVDITDRHFAWTAEVASTGGPPLARLAELLLHVDLISVYTALARGVDPTPIEAVDRLKAVLA from the coding sequence ATGACCGACCTCGACGGTGGCGTCGATCTCGACGAGCCCGACCACTACGGCCGCGTCGACCTCAGCGACGCGCTCGCCGATGTCGAAGGCGCGCCGTGGCAGTGGGACGACGCACGACGCGTCGGGCTGAACGTCGACCTGACCCTCGCCGAGCAGGTCTGTGTCGTCGGCATGGGCGGCTCGGGGATCGTGGGGCACCTGCTGGCGGCGCTGCTGCTCGACGAGCTGGAGGTGCCGCTGGTCGTTCACCAGGGCTACGGCCTGCCGTGCTTCGTCGGTCCGTCGACGCAGGTCATCGCGGTCTCCCACTCCGGCAACACCGCCGAGACCCTCGACGCCGTCACCCAGGCCGAGCTCCGCGGTGCCCCGATCGCCGTCGTGACCAGCGGTGGGCGGCTGGGGGCGCGTGCCCACGAGCAGGGCTGGCCCGTCGCAGTCGTGCCGGCGGGTGCCCCGCCCCGCCACAGTCTGGGCTGGTTGCTGGTGCCGCTGCTGGGGGTCTTCGGGCTGGGCGGTCAGCTCGACGACGCGATCGCGGGTCAGCGCCGCGCGGTCGCCGCCTGCGGTCGGCACATCCCGCGGCGTGACAACCCGGCCAAGCGCCTCGCGGAGCAGCTGGCGCAGGTCGACCTGGCGGTGGCGTGGGGCACGCAGGGGTTGGCATCGGTCGTGGCGCACCGCCTCGTCACGCAGCTCAACGAGAACGCCAAGCTGCCCGCCTACGCCGCGACGCTGCCTGAGGCCGACCACAACGCCATCGTCGGTCACTGGCTGGAGCACCTGACCCCCCGTAGCGCGCTGCTCATGGTGCGTGACCCCGACGGCGAGCACGGCGAGGTCAAGCGGCGGGTGGCGCCGTCGGTGGACATCACCGACAGGCACTTCGCGTGGACAGCCGAGGTGGCGTCGACCGGCGGCCCACCGCTGGCCCGCCTGGCGGAGCTGCTGCTGCACGTCGACCTGATCAGCGTGTACACGGCGCTCGCGCGTGGTGTGGATCCCACGCCGATCGAGGCGGTCGACCGGCTCAAGGCCGTCCTGGCCTGA